A part of Pieris napi chromosome 9, ilPieNapi1.2, whole genome shotgun sequence genomic DNA contains:
- the LOC125052169 gene encoding basic juvenile hormone-suppressible protein 1-like: protein MRFLVLATLIAAATASALKDTNYNDFVIGKDTLVNVDIKTKEVYCWKLLNHILQPTVYDDIREVARNFVLEDNFDKFLKDDVVKRFIEVFKMGMLPRGEIFVHTNTLHMDQAIVTFRMLYFAKDFDTFIRTACFLRERINGGMFVYALTCAVFHRHDCRGVVLPAPYEIYPYFFVDSHIINKASMLKMSKAATDPAIFNYYGIKVTDKNLLVIDWRKGVRTTLSKDDRLSYFTEDIDLNTYMYYLHMSYPYWMVKDTYNLQKERRGEISMYAYKQLLARYRLERLTNKMCNIDMIKFDDEHNVGYWPKIRLHTGDEMPVRPNNVKLVNKYNLKDRMYVDDIERMIRDGITTGKIEKRDGTVIQLKKAEDFENLARMLLGGLGVVDDDAKVIHVVHLFRRLLSYGNYNFEKYTYIPTALDMYTTCLRDPLFWRVMKRITEHADLFKLYLPKYTRNELDFPGVRVDRITTDKLVTFMDEYDLDITNALYLDEAEIQKKKSDMTFVARMRRLNHHPFKVTVDVESEKAIDAVVRVFFGPKYDCMGRLLNFNDKRHDMLEIDSFLYKLQTGKNTIVRNSIEMHGVIGDREWTRRYFDNSGDTTGAYEKIIDSYWYKTRIGFPHRLLLPRGTVGGVEMQMFVIVTPVRTSMLLPTVDVNVMKDRHACRWTVCFDTMPLGFPFDRKIDMTDFFTTNMKFTDIKIFYKDMSTSNSVKDMDTSDMILKRDDLTYYDKDMFMKWTYKDVMMMSADKMMRM, encoded by the exons ATGAGGTTCTTGGTGTTGGCGACTCTGATCGCTGCGGCGACAGCTTCCGCACTTAAAGATACCAACTACAACGATTTCGTTATCGGCAAAGATACCTTAG taaACGTTGATATCAAAACTAAGGAAGTCTACTGCTGGAAGCTCTTGAACCACATTCTGCAACCTACAGTCTACGATGACATCCGTGAAGTAGCTAGGAACTTTGTACTTGAAGATAACTTCGACAAATTCTTG aagGACGATGTCGTCAAACGCTTCATTGAAGTATTCAAAATGGGTATGCTCCCCCGTGGCGAGATCTTCGTGCATACCAACACGCTTCACATGGACCAGGCAATCGTCACCTTCCGCATGCTCTATTTCGCTAAGGACTTCGACACATTCATCAGAACAGCTTGCTTCCTTAGGGAACGCATCAACGGTGGTATGTTCGTCTACGCCTTGACTTGCGCAGTCTTCCACCGCCACGACTGCCGCGGCGTCGTTCTTCCTGCTCCATATGAAATCTACCCCTACTTCTTCGTAGACAGCCATATCATTAACAAAGCTTCAATGCTGAAAATGTCCAAGGCCGCAACTGACCCAGCTATCTTCAACTACTACGGCATCAAAGTCACAGACAAGAATCTGTTAGTGATTGACTGGCGTAAAGGAGTAAGAACGACCCTCTCCAAGGATGATCGTTTGTCATACTTTACTGAGGACATCGACTTAAACACTTACATGTACTACTTGCATATGAGCTACCCCTACTGGATGGTCAAGGATACATACAACCTACAAAAAGAGCGTCGTGGAGAGATCAGCATGTACGCTTACAAGCAGCTACTGGCCCGTTACAGGCTTGAGCGTTTAACCAACAAGATGTGCAACATTGACATGATTAAATTCGACGATGAACACAACGTAGGCTACTGGCCGAAGATCCGTCTGCATACTGGTGATGAGATGCCAGTCCGTCCCAACAACGTCAAGCTGGTTAACAAGTACAACCTTAAGGATAGAATGTACGTGGACGACATTGAGAGGATGATCCGTGATGGTATCACAACAGGCAAGATCGAAAAA CGCGATGGTACAGTTATCCAGCTGAAGAAGGCCGAAGACTTTGAGAACCTCGCAAGAATGCTCCTGGGCGGTTTGGGTGTCGTTGATGATGACGCCAAGGTCATTCATGTTGTGCACCTCTTTAGACGGCTTCTATCTTACGGAAACTACAACTTTGAGAA GTACACATACATTCCCACTGCTTTGGACATGTACACTACCTGCCTGCGAGACCCTCTTTTCTGGAGAGTAATGAAGCGAATTACAGAGCACGCTGATCTCTTCAAATTGTACTTACCTAAGTACACAAGAAATGAACTAGATTTCCCCGGCGTCAGAGTAGACCGCATCACCACAGACAAACTAGTCACCTTTATGGATGAGTACGATCTCGACATAACCAACGCGCTTTACTTGGATGAAGCCGAAATCCAGAAGAAGAAATCCGACATGACATTCGTCGCTCGCATGCGCCGTCTTAATCACCATCCCTTCAAGGTAACCGTCGATGTCGAATCGGAGAAAGCAATTGACGCCGTCGTGAGAGTGTTCTTTGGACCCAAATACGACTGCATGGGTCGTCTCCTTAACTTCAACGACAAACGTCATGACATGCTCGAAATTGACAGCTTCCTGTACAAACTTCAGACTGGTAAGAACACTATCGTCCGCAACTCCATAGAGATGCACGGAGTTATCGGAGACAGGGAATGGACCCGCCGTTACTTCGACAACTCAGGCGACACCACAGGAGCGTATGAGAAGATTATCGACAGCTACTGGTACAAGACACGCATCGGATTCCCACACAGGCTTCTCTTACCTCGCGGTACTGTTGGCGGTGTTGAGATGCAGATGTTCGTAATTGTAACTCCAGTACGCACTAGTATGTTGCTACCAACCGTAGATGTCAATGTCATGAAGGACCGTCACGCTTGCCGATGGACCGTATGCTTTGACACAATGCCGCTTGGATTCCCCTTCGACAGAAAAATCGATATGACCGACTTCTTTACTACCAACATGAAGTTCACAGACATTAAGATCTTCTACAAGGACATGAGTACATCCAACTCTGTAAAAGATATGGACACGTCTGACATGATCTTGAAACGCGACGACCTCACATACTACGACAAAGACATGTTCATGAAATGGACCTACAAGGACGTCATGATGATGAGCGCTGACAAGATGATGAGAATGTAA